DNA from Roseimicrobium sp. ORNL1:
CGTTGAATTCGCCGAACGTTCCAAACAGCCGCCGCACAAGGGCGGATAGGGCTCCTCTTTTTTCCGGCGTTTCGAATTGAAGGCGGAACGCCCGGTGTGCCTCCTCTTTTCGGTATGGTTCCTCAATGATTTGGTGTTGCCGGAGCCACTCGGAGCATTGGGGCTGGGTAAGGCACTGCATCTTGCGAAAGGATGTATTCAAGCCAGCAGCATCGCTCGCAACAGCAACAGTGACTCGTTTTCAGTCTGAGTTGGGAATGCGAGATCCACGAGTGCTTTCCAGCGATCATGCAGCTGGTCGAAGCCCGTGCATGTCCATAGAAACTCTCCGGTGCTATTGTTTCTAGTAGAGCGACTCTCTTCCGCGATCAAGCGATCGCACCATACCTGTATATCGGCGTCTGGCACGTGGCCCATGAGAGCGAGGAGAAGCTGGCCCAAGGTGAGGAAGGGCTTCTCGTCTTCTCCCCAAAGAACATTGTTGGTGGAACGGTGCAGTTCACCGAATACGGGATGGAGCAAGCTCAGGAGCTCTGTGTCGCCCAAGGCGTGGGCATCATCCAGCAACGCGATGGCGGTGTAGTTGGCTGGCATCGTTTCACTGGGTCCTTCATCGCTCAAATACAGCATCACTGCGACGGCATTGGTAAAGATACGGAAACGACGAAACCGCTCGGGGGCTCTCTCTTCTTCCGCCTTTCCCCAGAGTGTGAGGTTGATGGTTTCCGTGAGCTCGAAATTCGACGAAGTGGGAGGTCTTCGACTTTTGAGGATGGAGGTGAACTCCCTCACGTATCCGGGATAGCCCGGGTCATCAGGGCAGTAGTTCGCGATGTCCTTCGGAGTTACGAAGTGCAATGCATGCGCGAAAAGCTTCCAGTCGGCAGAAGACATGAGTAGTCCACCTTATTTGCTGCGTCTGCATATGCAGCAAAAACCGGAAGCATGGTTGCTCACGCCGCCGCCGGAAACCGTACCATCTCGCCCTTCGATGTGACAAACACTGCGCTGGCTTTTTCTTTTGCGAGCAGTGATTGCCAGGACTGCGGTTCATCAAACAGCACCACCCAGGCGAGGGCGTCGGCTTGCACGCAGGTGTTGGCGAAGACGCTCACGCTCACGTTCGACTTCATTGGCTTGAGCGTGCGGGGGTGCAGGATGTCGCTCACCCTTTTCCAGTGATGCCGGCGATTGGCGATGCAGGCAGCGGTGGTGGAGACGGCGGGGCCGGTCACTTGCGCGTGAAGCTGCACCTGCTGCGATGCCACGGGGGTGCCGATGGAGAGATTGGAGGGACGGGTACCGATGAAACGGATGTCGCCTCCGGCATTGATGGTGGCTCGCTGGACGTTCTGGGAGGCGAGCAGGTCGGCAGCCTTGTCCACGGCATAGCCGCGGGAGATGATGCTGAGATCCAGCGAGAGCTGGCGGCGGAAGCTCACGCGGCCATCACGGTGCAACACGATGTCGCGGAAGTTGCCCTTCAGTTCTTCCTCAGGTGCCGGAGGTGACGCGATATCGAAGATGCCCTCTGAGACACGGCTGAGGCGCACGGCTTCGCCAATGACCTCACGCGTCCACTCGTTCACCGGCAGCGGATGGAGGTGGCCGCAGGCATTGAGGCGCGAGAGTTCGCTGGAGGGGTCATGAAAGCTCATCAGCGACTGCACCCGTGCAATCCGCCCGAAGGCAAGCTCGGCCATGGCTTCCAACTCCCGCTCGGGAAGACTGGGGTCGGACAGGGAGATTTCCACGAAGGTACCCAGCAGTGGACGGCTGCTCTTGATGAAAGACATGGCGGGGAGGGTAGGAAGGGCCGGAACGCAGGGGTTGGTTGATAGAATGTTGGCAGGGATGGCGGAATGCGCAAGAAGATAATGAGACTCGGTCGCAATTGTAAAATGAAGAGTTGGGCGATGTTGAGGTCCGAGGGCTCTATTTCGCTGGGAATCGTGGGTGTGGTCGCGTGCGTGGGATTCAACACGGAGACACAGAGACGCAGAGGAAACTTCGGAGATTGGGGCTGACGAGTGGGAGTGACGTGGCTCTGCGAGAATGGAGAGCGGCCTTTCCAGGCCGCCGTGTGCCACTTGCGGGGACGCGTACAACTGGCGGTCGTCAACATGCAGCACCACCAGCCCGCTTCTGCGCACCATGCGTGAACAACCCAGCGGCCTGGAAAGGCCGCTCTCCTTTGCGTGCGTGCTAGCTTCGCCTCGCTCCTTACAGCGACGCAATTACTGCCGCGCGTGCATCTTCTTCGGCCACGCCAGCCTTCTCCAGGTAGTAGTCATAGCCACCAGCATAGGGCATGACCTTGCCGTTGTTGATGTGCAGCACCTTCGTCGCGATCGACCGGATGAAGTGCACATCGTGGCTGATGAAAACCAGCGTGCCTTCGAAGCGCTGCAGGGCGAGGATGAGGCCTTCGATGCTCCAGATGTCCAGGTGCGTCGTAGGCTCGTCCATCAGCAGGATGTTCGGCGGGTCCACGAGGAACTTCACGAGGTTCACGCGGCTCTTCTCACCACCGCTGAGCACCTTGGTCTTCTTGAACACGTCTTCGCGCTTGAAGAGGAAGGAGCCGAGGATGGAGCGGATGTCGTCGTCGCGCAGTTCCGGTGAGGCATCGCGCACCTCTTCGAGAATGGTCTTCTCAGGATCGAGTGTGTCCGCGCGGTGCTGGGAGAAGTAGCCGAGCTTCGTATTCGTTCCGAGGCGGCGCTCACCCTTCTGAAAGGGGATGATGCCGGCGAGAATCTTCAACAGCGTGGACTTACCAGCGCCGTTTGGTCCCACCAAGGCAGTGCGCTCGCCGCGCTCCACATCGAGGTCGAGGTTCTCGTACACTTTCTTTTCCCCATACGCCTGGTGAATGCCAGTGAGGCCGATGACGCGCTGGCCGCTGCGGGCGGGCTGGGGGAAGTTGAAGCG
Protein-coding regions in this window:
- a CDS encoding FAD:protein FMN transferase, coding for MSFIKSSRPLLGTFVEISLSDPSLPERELEAMAELAFGRIARVQSLMSFHDPSSELSRLNACGHLHPLPVNEWTREVIGEAVRLSRVSEGIFDIASPPAPEEELKGNFRDIVLHRDGRVSFRRQLSLDLSIISRGYAVDKAADLLASQNVQRATINAGGDIRFIGTRPSNLSIGTPVASQQVQLHAQVTGPAVSTTAACIANRRHHWKRVSDILHPRTLKPMKSNVSVSVFANTCVQADALAWVVLFDEPQSWQSLLAKEKASAVFVTSKGEMVRFPAAA